ATAACTTACTACATTAAAATAGTGAGTGAAATGTCCTAAAACCAAGTCAAATAAGTTAGTTAAGTGGCCACTTCTTCGTACACAAAATACTTAAGGTCTAAAGAGGGAAATAATTCAAGATGCCAGGTTGGCagcattttaaaattatttataaaaaattattaatgtttaattttttccatCAAATTAGGAAAACACCGAGATTTGAGCAAAATAGAAATCAAATCCAAACATTATTAATACGAACTTTTACAGGGAAAAAATTTACAGCTACTCATTCCACAACACtcaatatatatttacaaaaccCTAGAGCCTACGatacaaatttaaaagtttaaaaaaaaaaaaaaaaattaactgtGTAGAAAATTGTAGTAGTGACTAGCTATCACCTTTCACCCCGAGGAAGGGGAAACCGTTATTCAACGTGCCACGTCATCTCGACGACAAATTTTAGAACGAAGGTGTGGGTTCCACAGATATTCCCAATCGCGACCGCCAGAGAAGAATTGGACTCAACCAATCAGATCAAGCCACGTCATCGGCCCAGGCGTCTGATCTTCTTCCGGATGCGAACCGGTTCATTCCGCCCAAACCGGGCGTTTCCGATAAGCTCCCTCTCGGCGCGTCAAAATCGGATGCCGTACTGTCACGCGCTTTAATCGCCGAACTCTTCCTCGGAGGCGATTCGGACTCAATCTGTGGCGCGTGAACTCTAGGCGCCGGTTTGTCTCGCCGACCGGCTCGGAAAAGAGCACGAAAAGTGGCGAAAAATCCGGTTTTTCGTTTTCCGCCCGATTTTTCTGTCTCGGGGATCCGTTCGGAGGAGAGTTGCCGGTTCCTTAGTCTCCGACTTCGGTCTCTTTTCGATCTCACCCTTCCCATGCAAGAAACCTTCGGCGACGACGGTTCAATCACCGAAGACTCCGATTTTCCTACCGAACCGGACCGTTTCGGAAACAACCGAGTATTTCCCTGCTTGTGGTTCCGGCGAGCCTTCGCGTCGACGAAACAAGTCTTCTGAGGCTTCGGCAAGCCAATAATGGAAGCTTTGGACTTCAAGCTGAGGGAGAACCGCTGAGAATTCGAGTTCGCACTCGGATTCAGATTCGGATTCAAGTTCGTCGAGTTTCCATTACCTTTTCCCGAATCTTTTCGCTCGTAGAAAGCGTGCTGGTCGAACCAGTCAAGCTCAGCGTCCTTGGAAAGCCAAAACGATTCCGGCGGGAAATCCGAAGGTACCTCCGGTTGATCTGACTGCTCCGCCCGGTGATCTCCGTCGGCGAGCGTTTCACAGGCGATTTTCCGATCGGAGCCGCCGGCACAGGCTGTAACTAGGTTCTCTAGATCCACTTGTGGCATCGTCAAGAACACAAgaactctgcaatgaaattGAGAAagcaaatagagagagagagagagagagagagagagagagagagagaatgttgaagaagaagaaggagtagTTGAAaactttgaaacttgaaagagaggattttatatataatagaaagaaaagaaacaaacaaatttttttttttttttttgagtggaaacttgttagagagagagagagagagagagagagagagagagaaaattttggaGGGAGATTTTCAACTTGTTGACTCGTGCTGGCTGGTTTTGATGGTTTTGCTTTTTTATgtgagagaaaggaaaaaagaggttttggtaataaaaaaatatatatatcttttttctttcgtCAAAATAATACGAAATTGAACCGTACGAAACGTCGTTTtgcttttaattattatatatactgttttattttttaaacataattattaatttctttttgtgaATGAGCTTTTAGCTTAGTCCAGCGTGGCTGCTTATTTTGGAAAAATGTGTGAACGACCAtgactttttcttattttggaagAATGTGTGAAtgatcatgatttttttttttttcacagacGCCGTACAGTATTTTAGTAAtactttcaaaataaattttttatgataaattgtTATAAGTTGTTGTTGATAAGGTAAAAGAGTAATTTCAACGGTAAGTTTAAATTGAAACTAATAATAGGACATATGTTAACaaactatttattattaatcaattttatttaatcttaatttataaattaagtcAACTTTTTGTTTAGGTACAGTTTTGAATGCATCctgttttttttaagtataatttgGTTAAATCCAACTTATTTTTATCTTACCAAAACTAGACCTCAatctatatttattttgttacctTTTGAAATCTTActgtttaatttgttatttttgactttcaagttttttttttcattattttaaaattataggatttaaaatgtaaaatgtttttcctCATTATGTAAATGCCTAAATAGGCCCTTGGATTAATTCAATGTGACTGCTTTGCTTTGAAGAATTTAGTAAATAATTTCTCTTCCTTCGTCATGCAAGCATCAtgactttttcaaaattttcctaacaCATTGTATGATTTATAGATCACAATGTTTACTCATTAATATATGCACTATATTAGGGACCATTTGTTATagcttaatttatttattatacaatatagaatttctactctagcctaatctaagtgtatgaAAGTTCAAAATAGCGTGTAAAACACctttgaacgtttagacccccagtTAACAAATTACTAATTCAAGCtcaatatcaaacaaagtatgTGCGGAAGATGAACATAAACTTATaacagaattgataaacaatctaaaccaaataaaatcacatccacaacaaaaattaaatggcaaagattaagagaagagagatgcaaacacaaggacaacacaacgatgtgttatcaaagaggaaaccgaagccctcggcgtaaaacctctccgccgcccttcaagcggtcaataatccactaaagaatatagttgggatacatggacagcagaagaccctccaagcctaatttactcagtgtacctaagccctccaagctcctactccaacgaggttgcgccgaatctatttcttctttagcttaccggattccaCTATaacccatagcatcaaccaatataaAATTGGTCTCttcttaactgcttcccaaagcaccaaacagtCTTCTCACAGAtgtgggtatggtgagaaaatgttttggtaatgtacctctcaaggatagaacaatagagaggaagagagtagaggaatttgaagagtctctatgtgaagattgtggatgagtcaatcttgtttttctctagggtttctctctcaaaattctctctggaatctctctacatttcgtgggtataaggggtatttatgctagggtgagaaaggaatgcgaagagtcatatTTTCCTAAACAGAGCTGGCTGGCAACTTGGACTTGCAACTTGACTGAGTCGCGA
This genomic stretch from Castanea sativa cultivar Marrone di Chiusa Pesio chromosome 9, ASM4071231v1 harbors:
- the LOC142611413 gene encoding uncharacterized protein LOC142611413 gives rise to the protein MPQVDLENLVTACAGGSDRKIACETLADGDHRAEQSDQPEVPSDFPPESFWLSKDAELDWFDQHAFYERKDSGKGNGNSTNLNPNLNPSANSNSQRFSLSLKSKASIIGLPKPQKTCFVDAKARRNHKQGNTRLFPKRSGSVGKSESSVIEPSSPKVSCMGRVRSKRDRSRRLRNRQLSSERIPETEKSGGKRKTGFFATFRALFRAGRRDKPAPRVHAPQIESESPPRKSSAIKARDSTASDFDAPRGSLSETPGLGGMNRFASGRRSDAWADDVA